One window of the Daphnia magna isolate NIES unplaced genomic scaffold, ASM2063170v1.1 Dm_contigs195, whole genome shotgun sequence genome contains the following:
- the LOC123467561 gene encoding uncharacterized protein LOC123467561 has translation MDQDALAEALANLAANQQLQQQQFQIQQQQMRQQQDVLTALANRLLAAPVVAAPVNPVPAPAVAIRTTLDSDVKYSGSKDESLQDWLQLVNRKALAEVKLCRRRAIPINDGEMIPFLIRGLIRPELRSVMMGNPPATVNAFLTELRRLESISESPSDSTAASASSVSPPMSTKDSNSLSQAIETLVNQVSFLNRSANQSTTSGPVKPAIKQVSFDRRPPGTRNEIQCYNCNGFGHFARDCPHPNPRLSKPNSGNGQAAPSGQERQ, from the exons ATGGATCAAGACGCTCTAGCAGAAGCATTGGCCAATCTGGCGGCCAATCAACAGttgcaacaacagcaatttcaaattcagcaacaacaaatgcGTCAACAACAGGACGTACTCACGGCCCTAGCAAATCGTTTACTTGCAGCACCTGTCGTAGCTGCCCCCGTGAATCCAGTACCGGCCCCAGCGGTAGCGATTCGGACTACGCTGGACTCCGATGTCAAATACTCGGGATCAAAAGACGAATCACTACAAGACTGGCTACAACTGGTTAATCGAAAAGCGTTAGCAGAAG TCAAATTATGCCGCCGCAGAGCTATTCCTATCAACGATGGAGAGATGATTCCTTTCCTCATCCGCGGACTAATCCGTCCCGAATTACGATCAGTAATGATGGGTAATCCGCCAGCGACAGTTAATGCTTTCCTCACCGAACTTCGTCGACTAGAATCTATCAGCGAGTCCCCTTCAGACTCAACGGCAGCGTCAGCGAGTAGTGTTTCACCTCCCATGAGCACGAAGGATTCTAATTCTTTGTCTCAGGCAATAGAAACACTCGTCAATCAGGTGTCATTTCTGAACCGGAGCGCAAACCAATCTACTACATCCGGTCCGGTGAAACCAGCGATCAAACAAGTCTCGTTTGATCGACGTCCCCCAGGTACAAGAAACGAAATCCAATGTTACAATTGCAACGGATTTGGACACTTTGCAAGAGATTGCCCCCATCCTAACCCACGTTTGTCAAAACCAAATTCGGGAAATGGGCAAGCCGCCCCATCGGGGCAGGAGCGGCAATAA